The nucleotide sequence GCGAAAGCGTCGGCGAAAACATAAGAGGCATAATAGACTTTATGGAGGCGAACGGCGGGGTGTATCTCCAGATGGACGCGCTGCTGCGTTTCGTTTTCACGCTGCTCGCCTATCTGTGCAGCGACGAGCCGGACTACGACGACGGGCGCGTCCCCCCGCCGCTGAAACCGCCCGCAAGACTGAAAGGCGGGCGCAGAATGTGGCTGCCGCGCCCTGCTCCGACAGAATGGGGCGTCGGCGCGCGCATCGGCGCCGCCATACGGTCATTCGCGCCGCCGACGGAAAGCCGCGGGCATACCGGCGACGGAACGCCGACAGGGCGGACAGTGCGCCCGCATATCCGCCGCGCCCATTGGCACGGTTTTTGGACGGGCGCGAGAAAAGAGCCGGAAAAGCGGCGCTTCGTACACCGTTGGATACCGCCGATCCCGATAAACGTCCGACCGGACGACGAACTGCCGGCGGTGATACGGGCGGTGAAGAAAAATAAAGGAGAAGCAAAATGATAAAGTATTTTCCAGTTTCAGCGTTAAGCGACAAAGATAAAAAAATAATCATAAAGAAATTCCCGC is from Synergistes jonesii and encodes:
- a CDS encoding AcrVA2 family anti-CRISPR protein, which codes for MIEKPRPVAILETFEARAKHMQFQGRPVRSFWESIERATGLPAHMVPMATWIAACRPPDGGDEDYSRMTADIAYHLAQWRLSKGIYRFDPTLLDELASGGVPENTPCEIFARLPEPSIWVETAGRCHLDGFFARLWSDDGEGGAPSRLMLLCDIGIGMPFPHTVLFGESVGENIRGIIDFMEANGGVYLQMDALLRFVFTLLAYLCSDEPDYDDGRVPPPLKPPARLKGGRRMWLPRPAPTEWGVGARIGAAIRSFAPPTESRGHTGDGTPTGRTVRPHIRRAHWHGFWTGARKEPEKRRFVHRWIPPIPINVRPDDELPAVIRAVKKNKGEAK